The following are from one region of the Verrucomicrobiales bacterium genome:
- a CDS encoding DUF4255 domain-containing protein — translation MTTPHRIAAVSLALQRIVAQAIPMGVEVTTLPLARAELFVPSANPTARVNVALIRAAVPTSIREAHPRPSLVSEPAIPLEIQYVVTFHGDAPPAVEHSVERLLEAIMQQLHQHPVLTPADLEAALPGADTPLLSVSVHYESLSDTELRDLFVCCRATWQPALVYRVRLTHS, via the coding sequence ATGACCACACCCCATCGCATTGCCGCCGTCTCGCTCGCCCTCCAACGGATCGTGGCCCAGGCCATTCCAATGGGGGTGGAGGTCACCACGTTACCTCTCGCGCGAGCTGAGCTGTTCGTTCCCAGCGCCAATCCAACAGCCCGGGTGAATGTGGCGCTCATTCGTGCCGCAGTGCCGACGTCGATCCGAGAGGCTCATCCTCGCCCGAGTTTGGTTTCCGAACCAGCCATTCCTTTGGAAATTCAGTATGTAGTGACATTTCATGGCGATGCACCGCCGGCTGTGGAGCACTCAGTGGAAAGGCTGCTGGAAGCGATCATGCAGCAGCTCCACCAGCACCCAGTTCTCACTCCCGCTGATCTTGAGGCCGCTTTGCCTGGCGCGGATACTCCCCTCCTGTCGGTCAGTGTTCACTACGAAAGCCTCAGCGATACGGAACTGCGAGATCTGTTCGTCTGTTGCAGGGCGACGTGGCAGCCCGCACTGGTTTATCGTGTGCGATTGACCCATTCGTGA
- a CDS encoding glutathione-independent formaldehyde dehydrogenase, protein MKALIYNGPHDVRIKNVPDAKIEMPTDALIKVTSTNICGSDLHMYEGRTNVEEGKILGHENLGQVLEVGAAVARIKVGDWVCLPFNVACGFCKNCERGFTGACLFMNPGTAGAAYGFAGMGPYSGGQAEYLRVPYADFNCLKLPEDAQELETDYVMLSDIFPTGWHATELAGVKAGESVVIYGCGPVGLMAAHSAMIKGASKVFIVDAHPDRLALGEQIGAIPIDYSKGTAVEQILALTDGEGADRGCECVGYQCHDPAGHEVPNATMNDLVKSVRATGGIGVVGVFVPEDPKCPDELGKEGKLAFDFGLFWSKGQKVGTGQANVKAYNRYLGELIHAGRAKPSWIVSHELALEEAPDAYKHFDARDAGWTKVILHPAGMAKSAKRTSSRNKVARK, encoded by the coding sequence ATGAAAGCACTGATATACAATGGTCCTCATGACGTTCGAATAAAGAATGTCCCCGACGCGAAGATCGAAATGCCCACCGATGCGCTAATTAAGGTGACCAGCACCAACATTTGCGGCTCCGACCTCCACATGTATGAAGGCCGGACGAATGTCGAGGAGGGAAAAATTCTTGGTCACGAGAATCTAGGACAAGTGTTGGAGGTGGGTGCGGCCGTGGCTCGCATCAAGGTCGGAGATTGGGTTTGTCTACCCTTCAATGTTGCCTGTGGCTTCTGCAAGAACTGCGAGCGTGGTTTCACAGGTGCTTGTCTGTTCATGAATCCCGGCACGGCGGGCGCAGCTTACGGCTTCGCCGGCATGGGACCCTACAGCGGCGGTCAGGCTGAGTATCTGCGAGTTCCTTACGCCGACTTCAACTGCCTCAAGCTTCCTGAGGACGCCCAGGAATTGGAAACGGATTATGTGATGCTCTCCGACATCTTCCCCACTGGCTGGCACGCTACGGAACTGGCCGGCGTCAAAGCCGGCGAGTCTGTCGTCATCTACGGATGTGGCCCCGTCGGCCTAATGGCTGCGCACTCAGCCATGATTAAGGGTGCCAGCAAAGTCTTTATCGTGGACGCCCACCCGGATCGGCTGGCTTTGGGAGAACAGATTGGAGCCATCCCGATCGACTACTCCAAAGGCACAGCGGTAGAGCAAATTCTGGCGCTTACCGACGGCGAAGGTGCTGATCGTGGATGTGAGTGTGTGGGTTACCAGTGCCACGATCCGGCCGGACATGAAGTTCCGAATGCGACCATGAACGACTTGGTGAAGTCTGTGCGCGCCACAGGCGGCATTGGTGTGGTAGGGGTATTTGTACCCGAGGATCCGAAGTGTCCCGACGAGCTGGGCAAGGAAGGCAAACTCGCCTTCGACTTCGGACTGTTTTGGTCTAAAGGCCAAAAGGTGGGCACTGGCCAGGCTAACGTCAAAGCTTACAACCGCTACCTTGGCGAGCTTATCCATGCCGGGCGCGCCAAACCTTCCTGGATTGTCTCGCATGAACTCGCCCTTGAGGAAGCGCCGGATGCCTACAAGCATTTCGATGCCCGGGACGCTGGCTGGACCAAGGTGATTTTGCATCCTGCGGGAATGGCGAAAAGTGCCAAGCGCACCAGCAGCCGCAACAAAGTCGCTCGCAAATAG